In the Prunus persica cultivar Lovell unplaced genomic scaffold, Prunus_persica_NCBIv2 scaffold_70, whole genome shotgun sequence genome, GCCGATCGTTAGTAGGATCTTCCTTCGGTAGTCTAGCGGCCATAGGTAGAGATGTAGGTATCGGTAGGATAGTGCAGCATGAACCTtagtttcccttttctttgttttgtagatgTCTGATAGTGAATCGACGTTCGGCAATGAGCCCAACGCGTTCGATGGGGAATTGTCATCGGGATGGGATACGTCCAGCGGGGCTGCGAGCCTCGCCGCCGAGGATGGAGGCGACACCGATGCTGAATTATTCGGTGAGGAAGGGGACTCCGTTCCCACCCACGGCATCGGCAAGGGGCTCATGACAGGGCACCCGCTACCCTTGGCCGCGGTGTACAAGGACGGTACCCGTGTCGGGTCGTTCGAGCACCAACCCGAGGCCTCTACCTCCGGTCGCAGCGTGGATATCACCGGTCCCTCCCGCCTGAGGGTAACCATTGTCCACCGAGGACCACCTAGGATACCGGTGGGTGTGCCTCAGAGGGCTCTGTTCGGTGTCGATTACCTGGAGCCCAATAAGATCACCGAACGGGAGTTGGAGAGGATCAGGGCCGAATACCTCATCCCTGATTCGGTAAGGATGAGGATTCCGAGCCCAGTTGAGTCCCTCAGTGACCCGGCGAACGGTGAGGTGACCTTCTTCACCGACGTCCTGGTGCAAGGGGTTCGACTGCCGTTACAACCAGCCGTGCAGAGGATCCTTGCACAGATCGGGTACGCCCCGGGCCAATACAACCCTAACTTCTGGGTGGCCCTGATGGGGGTGATTGCGGCGTTCGGGATTGCCGAGGAGGGGGAGCCTACCTACGAGCAATTCTCGTACCTTTACAGCGTCACCAAATCCAAGAGCGCCGATCATGGCGGCTGGGTTCAGGCAAACTTCCTGAAGGCCTCCGAGCGGGGGCATTTCGTTAGTTCGGTGCCGACCTCTCAGAAGTCATGGAGGAATCGGCGGGTGTTGCTCTCCGGCGACTGGGAATCGCCATCGGGAACAACCCCCAGCATTCGAGTCCCCACGACTTTCCAGACTGCCGGTAGGTTTTTGAGTTACCGATCAGTAGGTGACTCCTTAATTCTTTTTCTGAGTGATTAATCTTCCTTTTCGACAGGCAAACTCAAACAGCCGAGCCCCAGGCCGAGCGAgatccggcagcttgacagagtGAAGCTGCGAGTGCCCGCTGCCGAGCGAGTCTATCCTCGCTTTCTCTTCACCGGCAATCTTATCAAAGCCGGCCTCGTCGACCCTGCCGAGAGTACGTAGCCttcgtttttttttgtattttgtattttgtctTCGTTTGCCGAACTGACCAAGTGCCTTTTTGACCAGTGACGGACGCCAGGAAAGCTGCCGAGGCGAGGAAGAAGAACGAGTCCTCCAAGAGGCGCCTGATGATGGGCCTGGagggcaaaaagaaaagaaggcagCCCGAGGCGGCTACCGTTCGGCAGTCGATGCCGGATCCGGAGGACCAGACTCTGGCGGATCGCCTTCGGCAACTTAACGCCGAGGCCGCTCCGAGGCAGACTGCCAATGAAGCCGCTGCGCCGAGGCATCGGGATACCGAGGCTGCCGCCTCCAAGGCTGCCGGCAAGCGACCGGAGACGGTTGATCTGGAGGCCGAGCCGGTCCCCAAGCGCCCTCGCCAGCCGGAGGTGCCCAGGGCCGTCCTCGCGGTGGAGGACGAGGACGGTCCTACCGAGGCTGTCTCCATCGCCTGCCCGGCGAAGACAGTCCAGTTCGTCAACCACATGATCCTCGGCTCTCAGATGGAGCTGCCGGAGATCGACGAACTGCCGAAGAAGTTTCTTCGGGAGGAGGCCGGACGCGCCTTCCGTCTTCAGGCTGCAGTAAgatctttctcttccttcgtccttttctttattttgtcaaGTGGGGTAGGTTTCTGACCACTTATGTTGTGCGCAGGCGTCCATGGACATGTGGCTCTGCGTTAAGCGGGCCATCACTGTTGCCGAGCGCGCCAAGAAGGCGTACGAGGACGGCAGGTCCAAGGTTGCCGATGCTGGCAAAGCACTCCAGGAGCACGCCCTCCTTGTCAAGCAGAAGGATTCCGCCGAACGGCAGGTGGAAGAGATGAAGGGGCTCCTGGAGGCTGCGCTCGAGGCAACGAAGGATGCCGAGGCCTCCAAAGACGCGGTGCAGGCGGCTTTGGAGGAATCCGAGCGGGCTAAAGCAGCGGCGCAGACGGCCCTGGAGGAATCGGAACGGGCCAAGGCCGCAGAGATTGAGGCTGCGGTTCAGTCGGCTATCCAGGGGTACCGTTCGTCTTCCGAGTTCTCTATCCTTCTGGATAAGAAAGTGGGCTCGGAGATGGCGGACCTGTTGTACCGATTCAAGCGGTACAACCCTGGGCAGAAACTGAACCTCAACTTCATTGCCGACCCTCCTCCTCTACCAGAAGGTATTACCGAAGAAATGATCGAAGACTATGAGGGGGAGGACGCCGCCGAAGGCTCTGGGTCCGCCGAGGCTGCTGCTGGCGACGAAGCTTGAAGGCCGTCTCCGATTTCCTTGTAATAATTAGATTTTTCTTTAGCTTTGTACTTGCCGAACACCTTGATGCCGAGGGCATCTTTAAATTAAATGCACAtatttttgtctatttttgtcttttcgATTTGATCTGAAACTGTTTTTATGTTGCCGATCGTACCTATTGCCGTGTAGGATTTATAACGTTATAGAAGTTGTTTTCGAAATTGTCAAGTTCCGATGGGATCTGTAGGGTAATACTAtcgaaaatattttattgcCATAGGCTAATAAAGATGCCGTAGAACGTTAACTTCCCTATATTGGTAGCCGTAGGCTAGTAGAGATCGTAACAAGAATTTTCGAAGTAATAGTGCCGAAGGCTTTCTATATATCTCTGCCGAAAGGCATTTACAATTTTGTCCTACCGTAGGCTAGGTTACAACTTAGTCCTGCCGTAGGCTAGGTTACTTGAAATAGTACTTGAGATGTTCCACGTTCCAAGGATGACCGAGGGTCTTGCCGTTGGAGTCTCTTAGGCGGTAGGTTCCCGATCGAAGGATACCGATGATCTCGTAAGGTCCTTCCCAGGAAGGTCCGAGGGTTCCTTCCGTGGCATCCTTAGTTGCTAGGGACACCTTCCTCATGACCCAATCACCGACTCGGAACGAACAGTGCCTGACTCTAGAGTCGTAATACCGAGAGACACGTTGCTTGTAGGCTTCATTCCGAAGGTTGGCATGCGCTCGGTGCTCCTCCAGAAGGTCGAGGCTCAGAGAGAGTGCTTCTTCGTTTGGCTTCAGAGCGAAGGTTTCCGTTCGGTAGGAAGGTTCGCCAATTTCTACCGGCACAACGGCTTCCGAACCGAAAGCCAAGGAGAAAGGGGTCTCTCCCGTGGACGTTCGGTAAGAGGTCCGAATGGCCCAGAGCGCTTCGGGAAGCTTTTCTGGCCAGGCTCCTTTGGCTTTGTCCAGCTGCCGTTTTAGCAGTTTCTTGATGATTGTGTGTATCGCTTCTACCTGACCGTTTGACTGGGGGATGGGCCGGTGGATGCGAAAAACACGTTGATCGTGCAGGCGGGTGCAAAAGTGCTTGAAGAGTTCCGGATCGAACTGTCTGCCGTGTCGGTGATGATTGCATACGGGATACCGAAACGGCAACAAATGTGAGTCCAGACGAAGTCTCTACTCTTGCTGCCGTTATGGTTGCAAGAGATCGGCTCCCACCCATTTTGGTGAAGTAGTCAACGGCAACCACAGCGTATTTCACCTGGCCTTTACCTTGTGGCATCGGACCGATCAGGTCTAGTCCCCACTGTGCGAAAGGCCAAGGGCTCACGATCGGTGTCAAGGGTTCGGCGGGGATATGCTGTATGTTGCCGAACCGCTGACATTTATCGCATTTCTTCACAAGTGAACTGGCGTCCTGGTGCATGGTCGGCCAGAAGTATCCCTGCCGAAAGGCTTTGTGTGCGAGTGACCGGGACCCAGAGTGGTCGCCGCAAACACCATTGTGGATTTCCCGGAGAATGTAGCTCCCCTGTTCTGCCGTAAGGCACTTGAGATACGGAGTCGTGTAGCCACGTTTGTAAAGAACGTCGTTGATGACGGTGTACCTTGCCGATCGGTACCTAAGCTTTCGGGCCTGGGCCTTGTCTTCTGGAATGGTACCGTTGGTCAGGTATGAGTAGATGGGGGACATCCATGTATCCTCGTACCGTACGGTACATATTTCGGAGGCTACCGTGCTTGGTTGGGCAAGAATTTCCACCGGCACCTTTCTTCCGACTTTGTCATTGATTGCCGAAGCTAGCCGTGCCAATGCATCGGCATGACTGTTTTCGCTTCTGGGGATCTGCTTGATCTCGTAGGCTCGGAAGCTCTGGAGCAGCTGGTGGGTAGATGAAAGGTAGGCGTTCATGGAAGCGTCTCTGCCGGCGAAGTCTGCCGTTACCTGGTTCACAATGAGCTGGGAGTCGCTGTGTATCTTGATCTGTTTTGCATTCATGCTCTTAGCTAACCGAAGGCCGGCCAAGAGGGCCTCATACTCTGCCTCATTGTTGGAGGTTCGGAAGTTGAATCGGAGGGCGTACTCGATCTTGAGTCCCTCCGGTGTTGTCAGTACCAAGCCGGCTCCGCATCCTTGTTGGTTTGCCGAGCCGTCGACGTGCAGAGTCCATACGGGATTTGAGACGTCGAGCCGTTCGGCGTCTACTTCCATCGGTGTACCGGTTTCGGTATCTAGCTCGCTTATTTCCTGTGCCGTTGGTGGGGTGAGCTCGGAGATGAAATCGGCAATGGCCTGACCCTTTTCGGCTGGTCTTGGCACGAACTGTATATCGAATTCTCCGAGTTCAATCGCCCATTTGATCAACCGGCCAGAAGTTTCAGGTTTTTGGAGCACTTGCCGAAGCGGTTGGTTAGTCAGGACTTTGATCCCGTGTGCTTGGAAGTATGGCCGAAGTCTTCGTGCCGAGACCACCAGGGCTAGTGCAAGCTGCTCTAATGGGGGATATCGAAGTTCGGCGCTCTGGAGTGCCTTACTGACATAGAAGATCGGTAGCTCTGCCCTCTCCGGTATCCGGATCAATACCGAACTGACGGCAGTGCTAGACACCGAAAGGTATAGATAGAGAGTCTCTCCAGGTAGTGGTTTCGACAGAAGGGGTGCTCTGCCCATGTAGTCCTTTAAGTCTTGAAACGCTTTATCACATTCGGCAGTCCATATGATATTCCGTTTGCCCcctttcaaggctttaaagAACGGTACACATTTGTCGGTTGCCTTGGATATGAAGCGAGTCAGGGCAGCCACTCGTCCGGTAAGGCTTTGAATGTCCTTTGTTGTCTTTGGCCTCTCCATGCCGATGATGGCCTTTATTTTTTCGGGGTTCGCTTCGATACCCCTGTGACTAATCATGAATCCGAGGAATTTCCCGGAAGATACACCGAAGGCGCATTTCATCGGGTTTAACCTCATTCAGTAGCCCTTCAGGATACCGAACATGATAGACAGATTGTGCAGGTGTTCTTCGGCTGTTCTGCTTTTCACCAACATGTCGTCAACGTAAACCTCCATGATGCTGCCGATGTGTTCGGCGAAGATTCTGTTGACAAGCCTCTGATACGTTGCCCCCGCGTTCTTCAAGCCGAACGGCATGACATTGTAGCAGTACAACCCTCTGTCCGTGATGAAGGCGGTGTGCTCGCTGTCGGGAGGGTGCATGAAAATCTGGTTGTACCCTGAATAggcatccatgaagctgagcagttCGTGTCCGGCGGTGGCGTCCACGAGCTGATCTATTCGGGGCAACGGAAAGCTGTCCTTCGGGCAGGCCTTGTTCAGATCTGTGTAGTCTTGGCACATTCGCCAGCCGCCTGTACCCTTCCGGACCATGACCGAATTCGCCAGCCATACCGGGTACGTAACCTCCCTGATGAAGCCGATGGTTTGAAGTTTGTCAACTTCGGTGCGCATGGCTTCGTACCGTTCGGCATCATACGAACGGCGCTTCTGCCTGACAGGCTTGAAGGCGGGGGAAATGCTGAGTTTATGGCTGATGATTTCAGGGTCTATGCCGGGCATGTCATCGTAGGACCATGCGAATACTTCCGAATGGTGCCGTAAGAAGTCTATAAACTGCGCTCGGAGGGCAGGGGTTAGTCTGGTACCGATTTTAACCCGACGATCGGGCTGTTCTTCGTTCAGGGTTATCGTCTCCAGTTCTTCGGCGGGTTGTGTATGAGGAGTTGGCGACTCATCTCTTGGGTCATCAACTGGTCCCGTGCCGTTCGGCACCCCCTGCACAGACATGGTCTCCTCCAGGATTTTGAAAGAGGTTGATTTGATTGCCGTGGCGTAGCAAGTCCGTGCACTCAGCTGGTTTCCCCTGACAGACCCTACGCCATTGGGGGTCGGGAACTTCATCAACAGCATGTGTGGGGAAAGATGCGCCTTAACCCTGGTCAGTGCCGTTCGCCCAACAATGACGTTGTACGCCGTCGGGCAGTCAACGATGAGGAACTGGTCGTATACCGTCGTTCTCCTCGGCGCGGTGCCGAAGGTAATTGGGAGTGTCACGCTACCGACCGGCTGGACCATGTCCCCGGAGAAACTTAGCAAAGGTGTCAACTGTCGGTTGACCTGGCTGTCATGTATTCCCATCTCTCAGAAAGCCTCGGCAAAGATCACGTTTACCGAGCTCCCGGTATCGATCAGCACTCTCCCTACATCGTAATCGGCAATTTCTGCTCTGACGATCATTGGGTCGTCGTGGGGATAGAGGATGCCATGTTCCTCTTCTTTGCAAAACGTGATCGGCTCCCAATGATCCTTCGGCGCTTCATGGCGGCGATTCACCTCTATGCCGAATACCTGGGGAAACTGCGCGGCACGCACGTACTGCTTCATCGAACGATTGCTCAGCCCTGCGATGGTTGGGCCGCCGCTGATAGTGCTTATCATATTTATCTGCCGATTTGCGTTCGGCACCGGCGCCGTTGGCTGCCGGGCGATATACTGGTCTAGCTTCCCCTCTCGGATCAAGCGTTCGACGATTTTTCTCAGGCTTATACAGTCTTCTGTATTATGGCTGTTGTGCTGGTGGTATCGGCAGAATTTACCGGTCTCTCGGTTGTCTTGCCGATTTGGTCTTCGGGCGTTCGGCTTCGGTATTATTCCCTGTTCGTTCATCAGGACGGCCTCGTAGGTAGTGTTCAACAAGGTGAAGACTTCATTGGCTTGGTCGCGATTCGGCAGAGGCGCTCGGTGGTCGTTGCGACCGTACCGCCCCTTCCCTTTCTTCGAGGGTTCTTTTCGATCGGCGCGGTCGTCCTTTCTTTTCTGACCTGCCGAGTATGTGTCGGTACTGCCGTAGGACGTGACCTTTGCCGGATAAGCGCTTGATTCGGTGTTTCCCCGCGGTGCCGAAGCCGTGGGCTTTGAGTTGAAGTATTCGGCTTTTGCGTGGATGACCGCTTGTTTCATCAGTTCGTCATACGTGCGCCAGTTGCTGCTGTGTACTAGGTATCGGAAATGCGAGGACCGAAGGCCACTCTTAAAGCGCCGTAGGCTGCCCTGTCGTCTGTCTCCGGACACCTTGAGTACTCGTGACTGAAACGCGCCGCGTATTCCCTCAACGGTTCGTCCTCTCCTTGCCGAATTGTGTACAGGTCATCGGCAGAGTAAAGGCGGTCCGTTTGAATCATGAAGTGGTTGAGGAAAATCTGCTTCAGTTCGTCGAAGGAATCTACCGTTTCTGGCTCTAACCGGTAGAACCAGTTCAGGGCTGCCCCGGTAAGGGAAGACGGGAATAGCAGGCACTGCCCTTCATCGCTCAAGCCCTTGCATCCTATGGCGGACTGAAATGAGTGAAGGTGGGTTAAGGGGTCTTCCGTGCCCGTATAAAACGGTATCCGAAGCTGCTGCCCTTCCCGATCCTGCCGAGAGTCCCGGATGCGCCTGGTGAATGGCCCCGGTCGAAGCTTTCCCCACTCGGGCCCCTGGGAGCGGGCGTTGtcgttttccattttctggaCTTTCTGAAAAAGGAGTCGGACCATGGGGTTTCGGCTAGGGATCTCTTCGGAACTGTAATCTTCCGATTGCCTTTGTAGGTTTAGTAAATTATCCCTCGCATACCGCGAAGGTGTTGCCGAACGGTAGTCTGGAGGTGTCTTGGAAGGGACGTACTCGGATTCCGACGACTCGGCAGGGCCTAGTCCCCTGATCTTCCGAATAGGCGACCTATCTCCCAGGGTTCTCATCCGCGAGTCCCTTATCCGAGCGCCAATCCTGATCGgtgacctctctctctctggctcCCGATCGTCATTGTGACGTTCCCGGTCGTTAATCCGATGTCGGCAATCGGAGTAGACCTTCCTGGGGATGTGTGGCTGATCCCGGGGTGCCGGAACCACTAATTCTCTGGAAGGTGCGGGCGTTGCCTTCGCTACCTTTGCGCGTTTGTTCTTCCCGCGGGGGTTCCGCAAACTCTCGGAAGAGTGAGTTGTCTGCATGTTCTACGGT is a window encoding:
- the LOC109946397 gene encoding uncharacterized protein LOC109946397; amino-acid sequence: MKCAFGVSSGKFLGFMISHRGIEANPEKIKAIIGMERPKTTKDIQSLTGRVAALTRFISKATDKCVPFFKALKGGKRNIIWTAECDKAFQDLKDYMGRAPLLSKPLPGETLYLYLSVSSTAVSSVLIRIPERAELPIFYVSKALQSAELRYPPLEQLALALVVSARRLRPYFQAHGIKVLTNQPLRQVLQKPETSGRLIKWAIELGEFDIQFVPRPAEKGQAIADFISELTPPTAQEISELDTETGTPMEVDAERLDVSNPVWTLHVDGSANQQGCGAGLVLTTPEGLKIEYALRFNFRTSNNEAEYEALLAGLRLAKSMNAKQIKIHSDSQLIVNQVTADFAGRDASMNAYLSSTHQLLQSFRAYEIKQIPRSENSHADALARLASAINDKVGRKVPVEILAQPSTVASEICTVRYEDTWMSPIYSYLTNGTIPEDKAQARKLRYRSARYTVINDVLYKRGYTTPYLKCLTAEQGSYILREIHNGVCGDHSGSRSLAHKAFRQGYFWPTMHQDASSLVKKCDKCQRFGNIQHIPAEPLTPIVSPWPFAQWGLDLIGPMPQGKGQVKYAVVAVDYFTKMGGSRSLATITAARVETSSGLTFVAVSLDKAKGAWPEKLPEALWAIRTSYRTSTGETPFSLAFGSEAVVPVEIGEPSYRTETFALKPNEEALSLSLDLLEEHRAHANLRNEAYKQRVSRYYDSRVRHCSFRVGDWVMRKVSLATKDATEGTLGPSWEGPYEIIGILRSGTYRLRDSNGKTLGHPWNVEHLKYYFK
- the LOC109946398 gene encoding uncharacterized protein LOC109946398 — its product is MGIHDSQVNRQLTPLLSFSGDMVQPVGSVTLPITFGTAPRRTTVYDQFLIVDCPTAYNVIVGRTALTRVKAHLSPHMLLMKFPTPNGVGSVRGNQLSARTCYATAIKSTSFKILEETMSVQGVPNGTGPVDDPRDESPTPHTQPAEELETITLNEEQPDRRVKIGTRLTPALRAQFIDFLRHHSEVFAWSYDDMPGIDPEIISHKLSISPAFKPVRQKRRSYDAERYEAMRTEVDKLQTIGFIREVTYPVWLANSVMVRKGTGGWRMCQDYTDLNKACPKDSFPLPRIDQLVDATAGHELLSFMDAYSGYNQIFMHPPDSEHTAFITDRGLYCYNVMPFGLKNAGATYQRLVNRIFAEHIGSIMEVYVDDMLVKSRTAEEHLHNLSIMFGILKGY
- the LOC109946399 gene encoding uncharacterized protein LOC109946399, encoding MQTTHSSESLRNPRGKNKRAKVAKATPAPSRELVVPAPRDQPHIPRKVYSDCRHRINDRERHNDDREPERERSPIRIGARIRDSRMRTLGDRSPIRKIRGLGPAESSESEYVPSKTPPDYRSATPSRYARDNLLNLQRQSEDYSSEEIPSRNPMVRLLFQKVQKMENDNARSQGPEWGKLRPGPFTRRIRDSRQDREGQQLRIPFYTGTEDPLTHLHSFQSAIGCKGLSDEGQCLLFPSSLTGAALNWFYRLEPETVDSFDELKQIFLNHFMIQTDRLYSADDLYTIRQGEDEPLREYAARFSHEYSRCPETDDRAAYGALRVAFGPRISDT